The nucleotide sequence GCAGCGCCACGGACGCACCCACGATGGAAGCGGCCAACGCGGCGGCGGTCACCGTGTCGTCGCCCTCGCCGCCCGCGAGATGCCACAGCGCCGCAATCGCGCCGCACAGCAGCCACAGTAGGAGTCCTACGGCCACGACGCCGTACTGCACGCCAATCGAGAGCAGCAGGTTGTGCGGGTCGTCGACGATCTGCGTTGCGCTCTCGCCGATGATGGTGGCGGGCGTGCGCACCGCAGGGAATGCGTACCGGAACGACGCCGGCCCAAATCCGAGCAGCGGACGCTGCGCCACGAGCCCCGCGGTCAGCCGCCACGTCTCGGCACGCCAGCCCAACGTCCCCTTGCTCGGGCTGCGCACGGCCTCGACGAGGCGGCTCCCTGCGTGCGGCACGAACAGTAGCGTCGCCGCCAGCGCGACCACCACCAAGACACCAGCAGCAGCCCACACCCGGCCCCGGAGCCGACCGGGCCACGTGCGCCCCTCGAGCACGAGCCATGCGACGAGCGCGCCACCGGCGCCGAGCCAAGCACCGCGCGAAAGCGTCAGTCCCAGCACGACGAGCCCCATGGCGAAGGCGGTCCAAGCCACCGCGGGCCACGCTCGTCCCCGCTCGGAGCGCGCCGCGGCGAGAACGAGTGGCACAGCAAGACACAGGAACACGCCGAGGTTGGAAGCGTTGCCCGTCGTCGATGCGGCTCGCGACAGGTCGACTCGGCCAGGCCCGGCGCCGAACACCTGCACGAGCGCGAAGCCAGAGACCACACCAACGGCCAGCGTGGCCGCCCGCTTCAGGCGCGTCCAGGCAGCGCGGTCGTCGGCCAGCACGGCGGCACCGCATCCAATCAGCGCAGCCGCCACAACAAGCAACAGCCCCTGGTACTCAGCGTAGTGGCCGAGGATCGAGCGCTGGGGATCGACCGACGTGACGGTCGCGAGCGCGCCCACCAGCAACAACGCCGGAACCGCGAAGCTCGCGCGCACGCGGCCCAAGCGCGCAGCAGCGCGCGCCGTGCGCCCCGACTCGAGCGCCATGCCGACGAGCGCCAGCGTCACCCCCAGCGCCACGACGAGCGCCTTGATCGGCCCGAACGGATTGAACGAGGTGGGTTGCATCGCCAGGCAAACGCCGAGCCCACCCAGCAGCACGCCAAGTTCGAGCACCACGCCACCTGCCGTGAGGGGCGCGGATGCGGGGCTCGCTTGGGCGGCTTTCTTCGGCGCCTTACTCGCGCTCATTGAATCCTGACTGACGGAGTGTGTGGGCCTAGAGATGCCAAGAGGGGTGGGGACGTCCCCCACCCCTCAGAGTTGGCGTCAGACGTGCGACCTGAGTCTACTTGACAGTGACGACGACGTACCCGGTGTAGCCGGTCGCTGCGTGCTAGGCGTCTTCCGGAGC is from Coriobacteriia bacterium and encodes:
- a CDS encoding O-antigen ligase family protein, with the translated sequence MSASKAPKKAAQASPASAPLTAGGVVLELGVLLGGLGVCLAMQPTSFNPFGPIKALVVALGVTLALVGMALESGRTARAAARLGRVRASFAVPALLLVGALATVTSVDPQRSILGHYAEYQGLLLVVAAALIGCGAAVLADDRAAWTRLKRAATLAVGVVSGFALVQVFGAGPGRVDLSRAASTTGNASNLGVFLCLAVPLVLAAARSERGRAWPAVAWTAFAMGLVVLGLTLSRGAWLGAGGALVAWLVLEGRTWPGRLRGRVWAAAGVLVVVALAATLLFVPHAGSRLVEAVRSPSKGTLGWRAETWRLTAGLVAQRPLLGFGPASFRYAFPAVRTPATIIGESATQIVDDPHNLLLSIGVQYGVVAVGLLLWLLCGAIAALWHLAGGEGDDTVTAAALAASIVGASVALQAHFLTLDTWPLFGLVIGWALGLCSARLALEPAPLPAGTQSMARWTSGVLAVAFGVVTVAAAGLVWADTVSLHAERLSAARAPWTTVRGEFERSIALAPWEPAMRWTFARAASQRVDLASEPAAFRDAEAQFASVRQAIPSDQLVIEQQAQLYIVASFRLQAPALARQGLELAQQAAQLDPQNGFKWETVGGAYLAGGDVPAARTAYEKAVALNPRDVQAWTNLALVYDRLGDKAAAANARKQGKKAATAPVIRFQ